The following proteins are co-located in the Ignavibacteriales bacterium genome:
- a CDS encoding T9SS type A sorting domain-containing protein produces the protein MLTSTDLKYEVNCNNNVWYKNILDENYLPNEPLYSYIKNDLSPRINGVLGLTLMNLSYSGNDLMLRDVTHPFIEDSYYTNIPYLSLTNNPVNNPINSTLNFFATDLDTAGHSQNNYFLLSNLITDGSRVAEMNVQSAEGVEGRYKNTRLRNIEPENNFDITFYDDTTVTYTFPAGEGYLFQVAPVVLYGGRLLYNETVDGGWTLNDDMIIENGATLTVTGTYSSNANITVKAGGSIKTVDGGSIIFYNGKQLIIEGLATVKGTITNKLTLDFVSPENENGILVKSGSDFTLSNCIVKNAEISVNGLADLLPHQFENLNINNTTFDNCNSGIAITGNVVVDLKIKQCSITNSQTAVSLTNLNKGTIQSNFINNSECGIILNQSSNINVVGNSISSSQNELPGIEMISSGGTIRLNTISGHSTGLLLGGSSQKIGDNTITGHLINGIYVGANSNPDLRAMLGGNPPNQYPISGHNEIFNNGGYNALGNNEDDGSEIYLSITGKIKLADGCNQIMDDRLPDFAFLDTTFTLMNGDTTTQVKADTNSWGTTNVGDPAGRFGILNVQYIPYLTEPCIIPQGGGLMIITQTASGEVIDTVYSTGEVVSDVEEIDLLYAQADELYFTAKFTEAIVLYNQIITDYPDDSRSIYAYIALYKINKTQNADSTVLNDLREVYNERLTQVTDTTLIRTISHLSNLCLVGVEKYNEAINEFDDIVQNNPNTNEAFFAEIDALTTSYLLSLSGQTLGKTANTNYLVKSSSDYHSMLNDKMKQKFGKPTLPEEEKIIPEQYYLYQNYPNPFNPTTSIKFDLPQAGNVELIIYDILGRKVKQLLNETKPAGTYEITFNASKLASGVYIYTIKSNDFTASKKLMLLK, from the coding sequence ATGTTGACATCCACCGATTTAAAATATGAAGTAAATTGTAATAACAACGTATGGTACAAAAATATTCTAGACGAAAATTATTTACCTAACGAACCTTTATATAGTTATATAAAAAACGATCTCTCTCCAAGAATTAATGGAGTATTGGGCTTAACACTAATGAACTTGTCATATTCTGGAAATGATCTAATGCTAAGAGATGTAACTCATCCGTTCATAGAAGATTCTTATTACACTAATATTCCTTACCTCAGTCTAACAAATAATCCCGTTAACAATCCAATCAACTCAACCTTAAACTTTTTTGCTACAGATTTGGATACAGCCGGGCATTCTCAAAACAATTACTTTTTATTGTCAAACTTAATTACTGATGGCAGCCGGGTAGCAGAGATGAATGTGCAAAGCGCTGAAGGTGTTGAAGGCAGATATAAGAATACAAGACTAAGAAACATAGAACCGGAGAATAATTTTGATATAACATTTTATGATGATACTACTGTTACTTACACTTTCCCCGCCGGCGAAGGTTACCTCTTTCAAGTTGCACCTGTTGTACTTTACGGCGGCAGACTTCTTTATAACGAAACCGTTGATGGGGGCTGGACATTAAATGACGATATGATAATAGAGAACGGCGCTACTTTAACTGTCACCGGGACATATTCTTCCAACGCAAACATAACAGTTAAAGCAGGCGGCTCAATAAAAACAGTTGATGGCGGAAGCATAATTTTTTATAACGGGAAACAGCTAATCATAGAAGGTCTGGCTACAGTTAAAGGAACAATAACAAACAAGCTGACGCTTGATTTTGTATCACCGGAAAACGAAAACGGTATTTTAGTTAAGTCAGGCAGCGATTTTACACTTTCAAACTGCATAGTTAAAAACGCCGAGATAAGTGTAAATGGTTTAGCTGATTTATTACCACATCAGTTCGAAAATCTAAACATTAATAACACAACTTTCGATAATTGCAATTCGGGAATTGCTATAACAGGTAACGTGGTTGTTGATCTAAAGATTAAACAGTGTTCAATCACAAATTCACAAACTGCTGTTTCATTGACTAACCTGAACAAAGGCACTATACAATCAAACTTCATTAATAACTCGGAGTGCGGTATAATACTAAACCAATCATCAAACATTAATGTAGTGGGCAATAGCATTTCTTCCTCTCAAAATGAACTGCCCGGAATCGAAATGATCAGTTCCGGAGGAACAATAAGGTTAAACACTATCTCCGGTCACAGTACAGGATTATTACTTGGCGGCTCAAGTCAAAAGATTGGCGATAACACAATCACCGGACATCTGATCAATGGAATTTATGTCGGGGCAAATTCAAATCCAGATTTAAGAGCGATGTTGGGAGGCAACCCTCCCAATCAATATCCTATATCCGGTCATAATGAAATTTTCAACAATGGTGGGTATAATGCACTTGGGAACAATGAAGATGATGGATCGGAGATATATCTTTCAATAACGGGCAAAATAAAACTTGCCGATGGCTGTAACCAAATAATGGATGACCGTTTACCGGACTTCGCTTTTCTTGATACAACATTTACACTTATGAATGGAGATACCACTACACAGGTTAAAGCAGACACCAACTCCTGGGGAACGACTAACGTAGGAGATCCTGCAGGAAGATTTGGAATATTGAATGTGCAGTATATTCCTTACTTGACAGAGCCGTGCATAATTCCGCAGGGCGGTGGACTGATGATAATCACACAGACTGCATCCGGTGAGGTTATAGATACGGTTTATTCCACCGGAGAAGTTGTATCAGATGTCGAGGAAATAGATTTACTTTATGCACAAGCAGATGAATTATACTTTACGGCAAAGTTCACTGAAGCAATTGTATTATACAATCAGATCATAACAGATTACCCGGATGATTCAAGAAGTATTTATGCATACATAGCATTATACAAAATCAATAAAACTCAGAATGCAGACAGCACAGTTTTGAATGATCTGCGGGAAGTTTATAATGAAAGGCTCACGCAAGTAACCGACACAACTCTTATCAGAACAATAAGTCATCTTTCAAACTTATGTTTGGTAGGAGTGGAGAAGTACAATGAAGCAATAAATGAGTTTGATGATATAGTTCAAAACAACCCTAACACAAACGAAGCATTCTTTGCTGAGATAGACGCATTGACCACATCATATCTGTTAAGTCTTTCAGGTCAAACATTGGGGAAAACAGCAAACACAAATTATTTAGTAAAGAGCAGCTCAGACTACCATTCAATGCTAAATGATAAAATGAAACAAAAATTTGGCAAACCAACTTTACCCGAAGAAGAAAAAATAATACCTGAACAATATTATTTATATCAAAACTACCCCAACCCATTCAACCCAACAACTTCAATAAAATTTGATCTTCCACAAGCAGGAAATGTTGAACTAATTATTTACGACATACTCGGCAGAAAAGTAAAACAACTCCTAAACGAAACAAAACCCGCAGGCACTTACGAAATAACTTTCAACGCAAGCAAACTTGCAAGCGGAGTTTATATCTACACAATCAAATCAAATGATTTTACTGCTTCGAAAAAATTAATGTTGCTGAAGTAA
- a CDS encoding TonB-dependent receptor has product MKSLLTILFVFISVSIIAQERGNLSGKIMDKANGESLPGVNVILKGTYYGAATDINGSFKIEGVSAGNYTLEISFIGYKTVQFTGVEILPNKTKHFDIEMEESVLSLGQEVVIIGEKPLMDVEETQSKRTISKEDIDVSIVENISDLVTQQSGVVNTDNSIHIRGGRSYENAFLLDGVSVQDPLAGTGFGLQLSASSIEEVEVITGGFNAEFGQATSGVVNVRTREGGNKFSGYFSYKRDNFGERNSYNIFNTDIAEGNISGPEPFTTLLLPSLGLNIPGEVSFFASFYGGITDGITQGYFKPVASQIVSTTFGGTTFAPRAENNWFWLAKLTYKYSPTIKFNYSFNQSVNINQNSQSLQSNLEYIEPTPGYHYSFQNILDEANTFTHNNIYHTLNLTHTLNSQTFYELKFGYYYTNLRADANGKNWYDFIEPKDITSFPIQYYNIDGDTIGVIPGDGFWDVGSPFTWRDHYLEEYSLRGDITSFFDEKNKFKAGFNFQFQEMQVIDIYKPWIGELGLNNDIYKTYPALGAFYAQDNINFSGMILNFGLRLDYWFPGKYVDDAINNPDVVTIPDETRQNYLDDTFSWFGNRKWKARLSPRLGISHPVSDNQTLFFSYGHFSKWPRPQFVYAKLDPLNAQSSFQKFGNPNLNPETTVAYELGLKTQFSNDDVLTITTYYKDIFDYVSTRNAIITSARFATESFITYVNSDYARSRGLEIEYRKRIGRWFNGSANFAYAIVTGKSSSVDEGVLVLRGDLTESIKEEFLAWDRPITASISTNFYVEKDKPIFEFAPGFLDDYNIYIRAFYQSGKRYTPAVFTGAYDTQGRPEYEFLVSDRNSKLGDDWFWIDLNFEKYFSFNGIKISFNIEVNNLLDTKNSAIINPVTGSAYEFGDAVPNSWNDPRFPDLQAPITPYPLNPARYLTRRNIKFGISLRF; this is encoded by the coding sequence GTGAAAAGTTTACTTACCATATTGTTCGTCTTCATTTCTGTTTCAATCATTGCACAGGAGAGGGGAAATCTTTCGGGTAAAATTATGGATAAAGCAAATGGTGAATCTTTGCCGGGAGTGAATGTAATATTAAAAGGTACTTACTACGGTGCCGCGACTGACATAAATGGTTCATTCAAAATTGAAGGAGTTTCAGCTGGGAATTACACACTTGAAATATCATTCATCGGCTATAAAACAGTACAGTTTACAGGTGTTGAGATACTTCCGAATAAAACAAAACACTTTGATATTGAAATGGAAGAGTCTGTTCTATCACTTGGACAGGAAGTTGTTATTATTGGTGAAAAACCCTTGATGGACGTTGAAGAAACACAGAGCAAGCGAACGATTTCAAAAGAGGATATTGATGTTTCTATCGTTGAAAATATCTCTGATTTAGTCACTCAACAATCCGGGGTGGTGAACACAGATAACTCAATACACATTCGCGGCGGCAGAAGTTATGAAAATGCTTTTCTTCTCGATGGTGTTTCTGTACAGGATCCTCTTGCTGGAACCGGGTTTGGATTACAATTAAGTGCGAGTTCGATCGAAGAGGTTGAGGTTATCACCGGCGGTTTTAATGCTGAGTTTGGGCAAGCAACTTCAGGTGTTGTGAATGTAAGAACACGGGAGGGTGGAAATAAGTTCTCAGGTTATTTTTCCTATAAGCGGGATAATTTTGGAGAAAGAAATTCGTACAATATATTCAACACGGATATTGCTGAAGGAAATATCAGCGGTCCAGAACCGTTCACAACTTTATTATTACCTTCACTTGGATTAAATATTCCCGGCGAGGTTTCTTTTTTTGCAAGCTTTTATGGCGGCATTACTGATGGAATTACTCAAGGGTATTTTAAACCCGTCGCAAGTCAGATTGTAAGCACAACTTTTGGCGGAACAACCTTCGCCCCACGTGCTGAAAACAATTGGTTCTGGCTTGCGAAATTAACTTACAAATATTCACCGACAATTAAATTTAATTATTCATTTAATCAGTCAGTTAACATAAATCAAAATTCTCAGTCACTTCAATCAAATCTTGAATATATTGAACCAACCCCCGGCTATCACTATTCATTTCAAAATATTTTAGATGAAGCGAATACTTTTACTCACAATAATATTTATCACACATTAAACTTAACGCATACATTAAATTCGCAGACATTTTATGAATTAAAATTTGGATATTATTACACGAATCTTCGCGCGGATGCAAATGGTAAAAACTGGTACGATTTCATTGAACCAAAAGACATTACAAGTTTTCCAATTCAATATTATAATATCGACGGTGATACAATAGGCGTTATTCCCGGCGATGGATTCTGGGATGTTGGCTCTCCATTTACCTGGCGTGATCACTACCTCGAAGAATATTCTTTACGCGGCGACATAACGAGTTTCTTTGATGAAAAAAATAAATTCAAAGCCGGCTTCAATTTTCAATTTCAGGAAATGCAGGTTATTGATATTTACAAACCCTGGATAGGTGAACTTGGTTTGAATAATGATATTTACAAAACATATCCTGCTCTCGGAGCTTTCTATGCTCAAGACAATATTAATTTTTCAGGGATGATACTCAACTTTGGTTTAAGATTAGATTATTGGTTCCCCGGAAAATATGTTGACGATGCGATTAACAATCCTGATGTTGTCACGATTCCTGATGAGACGAGACAAAATTATTTAGATGATACATTTAGCTGGTTCGGTAACAGAAAATGGAAAGCAAGATTAAGCCCCCGCCTTGGAATATCGCATCCTGTATCGGATAATCAAACACTATTTTTCTCTTATGGTCATTTTAGTAAATGGCCCCGCCCGCAGTTTGTTTATGCTAAATTAGATCCTCTGAATGCTCAATCATCTTTTCAGAAATTTGGAAATCCCAATCTAAATCCCGAAACTACTGTTGCTTATGAACTCGGCTTGAAGACTCAATTTTCCAATGACGATGTACTTACTATTACGACTTACTATAAAGACATTTTTGATTACGTAAGTACACGAAACGCAATCATTACTTCGGCACGATTTGCAACAGAAAGCTTTATCACTTATGTGAATTCTGATTATGCCCGATCGCGCGGTTTAGAAATTGAATACAGAAAAAGAATCGGCAGATGGTTTAACGGCTCTGCAAATTTTGCTTATGCAATTGTTACAGGTAAAAGCTCCTCCGTTGATGAAGGCGTACTTGTACTTCGCGGTGATTTAACTGAATCTATTAAAGAAGAATTTCTTGCGTGGGATAGACCAATCACAGCATCAATTTCAACTAATTTCTACGTCGAAAAAGATAAACCCATTTTTGAGTTTGCCCCTGGCTTTCTTGATGACTATAATATTTACATTCGTGCGTTTTATCAGTCAGGTAAAAGATACACCCCCGCCGTTTTTACAGGTGCTTATGACACACAGGGAAGACCTGAGTATGAATTTCTTGTTAGTGACCGAAATAGTAAACTTGGTGATGACTGGTTCTGGATTGATCTTAATTTTGAAAAATATTTTTCTTTTAATGGAATAAAAATTTCATTCAACATTGAAGTAAATAATTTACTTGATACAAAAAACTCTGCAATAATTAACCCTGTTACCGGCAGCGCTTATGAGTTTGGTGATGCAGTCCCAAATTCATGGAATGATCCGCGTTTCCCTGATTTGCAAGCACCGATTACCCCGTATCCTTTGAATCCTGCCCGCTATCTAACAAGAAGAAATATTAAATTTGGAATCAGCCTGCGTTTTTGA